In Necator americanus strain Aroian chromosome IV, whole genome shotgun sequence, the following proteins share a genomic window:
- a CDS encoding hypothetical protein (NECATOR_CHRIV.G16342.T2) yields MNIEVYIDGVYYPAIAERISEDEKTLETSFPGDWRARESVSFGNCRVLQATTSHPIHKGDIIEALFQQQNGQTGWQKASVREIKADFIVVDSVEGPQHTDVVAANKCRSSGAQYLKITPADLRTDTISVPEDLVDYFSSEKNLLEFQNTVKDIAMSFDKEKREIKLSSFGTISLKKAVVLSEMYFRDVRLKNQLRARAEEAERMLQHGGQRSDRDSPFVDEFEVAADLMGLAIGTHGSNIQRARNVEDVDDIQVFEGGGDGQPCIIKIFAKTAAAAQKARAQLDFGVECVHVPRFLVGKLIGKNGKCIQEIVDKSGVVRVQIAGEDDDTMDPVPFTFTGTRESTSMASFLVDFQINHLKETEGLRNNIEDMMRQAYSNNERYQRNDSFQRNGYGDRGGFDRRGRRGRGRGGYRNGNSQNGGSANGSSSNVGKPWRGGDGARYSDEEWSGTEESKHREEHVEDQERRQGRQRGGGSGSGERGGSAGRRRGRAGFNRNGA; encoded by the exons ATGAATATTGAG GTGTACATCGATGGTGTTTATTATCCAGCAATTGCTGAGCGGATTTCGGAGGATGAAAAGACTCTAGAG ACATCGTTCCCTGGAGACTGGCGCGCACGTGAATCTGTAAGCTTCGGTAACTGTCGTGTCCTCCAAGCGACCACTTCACATCCTATCCACAAGGGTGACATCATTGAGGCACTATTTCAACAGCAAAATGGCCAGACGGGATGGCAGAAAGCTTCTGTTCGTGAAATTAAG GCCGATTTCATCGTTGTCGATTCCGTTGAGGGACCACAACATACTGACGTAGTCGCTGCGAATAAATGCCGCTCCAGTGGTGCACAGTATTTGAAAATAACACCCGCAGATTTGAGAACTGATACAATTA GTGTTCCGGAAGACCTTGTCGACTACTTTTCAAGCGAGAAGAATCTGCTTGAGTTCCAGAATACCGTCAAAGATATTGCAATGTCATTCGACAAG GAGAAGCGCGAAATAAAGCTAAGTTCTTTCGGGACTATTTCACTCAAAAAGGCCGTAGTACTTAGCGAAATGTACTTTAGA gACGTGCGTCTGAAGAATCAACTACGTGCACGAGCCGAAGAGGCGGAACGCATGCTGCAGCATGGGGGTCAGCGCAGTGATAGGGACTCTCCATTTGTAGATGAATTTGA GGTTGCTGCTGATTTAATGGGATTGGCAATCGGAACTCATGGTTCGAATATACAAAGAGCTCGCAATGTGGAGGATGTCGACGATATTCAAGTATTCGAAGGTGGTGGCGACGGGCAGCCATGTATTATCAAG ATCTTCGCAAAAACTGCGGCTGCCGCCCAGAAGGCTCGCGCACAGCTTGACTTCGGTGTTGAATGTGTTCATGTACCGAGATTCCTTGTAGGTAAATTGATTGGAAAGAATGGAAAGTGCATACAG gaaatagtcgACAAATCTGGTGTTGTACGCGTCCAGATCGCTGGTGAGGATGATGATACTATGGATCCAGTCCCTTTCACTTTCACAGGCACCAG GGAGTCCACGTCAATGGCATCCTTTCTGGTGGATTTCCAGATAAATCATCTCAAGGAAACCGAAGGGTTGCGCAATAATATAGAAGACATGATGCGACAAGCCTACAGTAACAATGAGCGTTATCAGAGAAACG ATAGCTTTCAACGCAATGGATATGGGGATCGCGGTGGATTTGATAGACGGGGACGTCGTGGTCGTGGTCGAGGTGGTTATCGTAACGGAAATTCTCAGAACGGAGGCTCGGCGAATGGAAGTTCGAGTAATGTAGGCAAGCCTTGGAG AGGTGGTGATGGCGCTCGATACAGTGATGAGGAATGGTCCGGGACTGAAGAATCGAAGCATAGAGAAGAACATGTTGAAGACCAGGAACGTCGTCAGGGTCGACAGCGCGGCGGGGGCAGTGGAAGCGGAGAGAGAGGAGGAAGCGCGGGACGAAGACGCG GTCGCGCAGGTTTCAACAGGAACGGAGCTTAA
- a CDS encoding hypothetical protein (NECATOR_CHRIV.G16346.T1) — MGVKVDGGQTHHLRFADDIVLITSSISQADQMLTKIDQTSRGVGLQLNLQKTMFMRNGWVSDAPFTLNGTNITECIGYVIRRRSAWGGYKSIEDVVKKTKNTRLRAHLFSTTVLLALTHASETWAFRKQEENDVSVIERARCWKSYARSVPLDANEGRDSKFSRTSAIED; from the coding sequence atgggagtgaaggttgatggcgGGCAGacacaccatttgcgctttgctgatgacatcgttctgataacatctagcatcagtCAAGCTGACCAAATGCTGACCAAAATCGACCAAACAAGTAGAGGCGTTGgccttcagctgaatctgcaaaagacgatgttcatgcgaaacggatgggtctcggatgccccattcacgctcaacggaacgaacataacGGAATGCATCGGATACGTTATACGGAGACGATCGGCTTGGGGAgggtataagagcatcgaggatgtagtgaagaagaccaagaacactcggctccgtgctcacctcttcagcaccaccgtacttcttgctttgacccatgcttcggaaacctgggcatttcgcaagcaggaagaaaacgacgtgagcgtcattgaacgcgcacgTTGTTGGAAGAGTTATGCTAGGAGTGTCCCGCTCGACGCAaatgagggacgggattcgaagttttcTCGTACGTCAGCGATTGAAGATTAG
- a CDS encoding hypothetical protein (NECATOR_CHRIV.G16343.T1) — protein sequence MDSMHLMSLRLSRWMRNIGPSWNRGFAMSRFTPILLRSSPSNTHCNVKSKEKYIFRPLSTSQEKIEAQKSKIKQSQEYFDQYIEEYYDYDEEEEDTPVKHEVVEEQLNVESLDDLVSLLRRERAYDIVVIALGADGPGIVDTMVICTPFNTRHGAAVAEVLRKAGKQTDEQPRKYTVRHNFGWFQIELGKIQVHVMGEETRQRFDLETLWGVNDVVEEEEDIPLIPPPKEKSS from the exons ATGGATTCGATGCACTTGATGAGCTTGAGACTATCAAGGTGGATGCGAAATATCGGCCCGTCGTGGAACAGAG GATTCGCGATGTCACGATTCACGCCAATCCTTTTGCGGTCTAGTCCATCAAATACTCACTGCAATGTAAAGTCAAAGGAAAAATACAT ATTTCGGCCTCTCTCgacttctcaagaaaaaatcgaagctCAGAAGTCTAAAATCAAACAATCTCAAGAGTACTTTGATCAGTATATTGAAGAATACTACGACTACgatgaagaggaagaggatACACCCGTTAAACATGAAGTAGTTGAGGAACAGTTAAA TGTGGAATCGTTGGATGATTTAGTATCTTTGTTAAGAAGAGAACGAGCTTATGATATTGTTGTTATCGCATTAGGTGCGGATGGGCCTGGTATTGTGGATACTATG GTAATATGTACTCCATTCAATACTAGACACGGTGCCGCTGTTGCTGAAGTCCTAAGGAAAGCAGGAAAGCAAACTGATGAACAA CCGAGAAAATACACAGTGCGACACAACTTTGGATGGTTTCAAATCGAACTGGGGAAAATACAG GTGCATGTAATGGGTGAGGAAACTCGTCAGCGATTTGATCTCGAAACACTCTGGGGAGTGAATGATGtagttgaagaagaagaagacataCCATTGATACCGCCACCGAAGGAAAAGTCGTCGTAG
- a CDS encoding hypothetical protein (NECATOR_CHRIV.G16343.T3): MAVTLHTTAGDIKIELFCQECPKTCENFLALCASDYYKDNIFHRNIKDFMVQTGDPTGTGKGGNSIWGGPFEDELSVELRHEGRGIVSMANNGPNTNKSQFFITYAKQPHLDLKYTIFGKVIDGFDALDELETIKVDAKYRPVVEQRIRDVTIHANPFASKEKYIFRPLSTSQEKIEAQKSKIKQSQEYFDQYIEEYYDYDEEEEDTPVKHEVVEEQLNVESLDDLVSLLRRERAYDIVVIALGADGPGIVDTMVICTPFNTRHGAAVAEVLRKAGKQTDEQPRKYTVRHNFGWFQIELGKIQVHVMGEETRQRFDLETLWGVNDVVEEEEDIPLIPPPKEKSSHLQFLQILVKSRFHCSFTSYQTLFVNVCSIFNQMQDLHRL; encoded by the exons ATGGCAGTTACATTGCATACTACTGCCGGTGACATAAAGATCGAACTGTTTTGTCAGGAGTGCCCAAAAACTTGTGAG AATTTTCTTGCTCTCTGTGCTAGCGACTACTATAAAGACAACATTTTTCACAG AAACATCAAGGATTTTATGGTCCAGACAGGTGACCCAACAGGAACTGGAAAAGGAGGTAACAGCATCTGGGGTGGTCCTTTCGAGGACGAGCTCTCTGTAGAGCTTAGG CACGAAGGTCGAGGTATAGTGTCTATGGCAAATAACGGACCTAATACGAACAAATCACAATTCTTTATCACCTACGCTAAACAACCTCATCTGGACCTGAAATATACAATTTTTGGGAA GGTAATTGATGGATTCGATGCACTTGATGAGCTTGAGACTATCAAGGTGGATGCGAAATATCGGCCCGTCGTGGAACAGAG GATTCGCGATGTCACGATTCACGCCAATCCTTTTGCG TCAAAGGAAAAATACAT ATTTCGGCCTCTCTCgacttctcaagaaaaaatcgaagctCAGAAGTCTAAAATCAAACAATCTCAAGAGTACTTTGATCAGTATATTGAAGAATACTACGACTACgatgaagaggaagaggatACACCCGTTAAACATGAAGTAGTTGAGGAACAGTTAAA TGTGGAATCGTTGGATGATTTAGTATCTTTGTTAAGAAGAGAACGAGCTTATGATATTGTTGTTATCGCATTAGGTGCGGATGGGCCTGGTATTGTGGATACTATG GTAATATGTACTCCATTCAATACTAGACACGGTGCCGCTGTTGCTGAAGTCCTAAGGAAAGCAGGAAAGCAAACTGATGAACAA CCGAGAAAATACACAGTGCGACACAACTTTGGATGGTTTCAAATCGAACTGGGGAAAATACAG GTGCATGTAATGGGTGAGGAAACTCGTCAGCGATTTGATCTCGAAACACTCTGGGGAGTGAATGATGtagttgaagaagaagaagacataCCATTGATACCGCCACCGAAGGAAAAGTCGTC ACATCTACAATTCCTACAAATACTTGTCAAGAGTCGGTTCCATTGTTCATTCACCTCTTACCAGACTCTTTTTGTTAAtgtttgttctatttttaatcAAATGCAGGATTTGCATCGACTCTAA
- a CDS encoding hypothetical protein (NECATOR_CHRIV.G16347.T1) has translation MGKFCKNGREVTVELSKYLYVSSGDPLIVQGFNDRFRLNLFLATILDVVIAENERTAPPKNRSRIARKHLAQTLILCEEDLKENVPGFVSTAVNDDLLDYAELQDTHHESLFTKLRKLEDLNKEWTTLMTKDPNEVIIFHDFISKYGDYRDGIQKAIKALQQIDSSETFIQEELEKRGIAHTFNAYSTPHSQDNSNVSHERSKMLRQSASAYPYHEELQPPPTSTYPPLFPSTAHPHTIAPNTSNQTFSSTIYSLPPSSSTHPNATHPTIQQETLNLNYFDASLLTRLDLPSFTGNLLEFPEFWARYHALIHSKSTLSGVTKFSLLKSCVKGRALQTIDCLQVTDDNYAIAIDILPATYDNPSTRPRHLIYTQLSSLPQCDPDSKQLQDLYLRMLRLVRQHTAMFTPYSPEFALGALLYNKPRFVRARIYDMTDGQKNLTPSELIRLLEQIVRKESTLRQMDLSTTPHHTSYHISEKVRRQLRPIHIQQQDNQNRGTTPQHRRIVRCPFCNRTSHNAIQCRIVQTAEKRRKFAKTSRMCLKCLQQGHRAISCSRPPCHKCEFHYHPALCFKIAPTTDNSSASRRPHKPTSPQNTRQHNGERVTRNMHSRP, from the exons atggGAAAATTCTGCAAGAATGgccgtgaagttactgtagaaCTCTctaagtacctttatgtatcAAGTGGGGACCCTTTGATTGTCCAAGGCTTcaacgaccgcttccgtctcaa CCTCTTCCTAGCCACGATTCTCGACGTCGTCATTGCCGAAAATGAGCGCACAGCTCCGCCGAAAAATCGCAGTCGAATCGCACGTAAGCACTTGGCACAAACCCTGATTCTATGCGAAGAAGATCTCAAGGAAAATGTTCCCGGATTCGTCTCAACAGCCGTAAATGACGATCTTCTCGACTACGCTGAGCTGCAGGACACCCATCACGAATCGTTGTTCACGAAACTGAGAAAACTCGAAGACCTCAATAAAGAATGGACCACCCTGATGACCAAAGACCCCAACGAAGTAATCATCTTCCACGACTTCATCTCCAAGTATGGCGATTACCGCGATGGCATACAGAAAGCAATCAAAGCACTACAACAAATCGACAGCAGTGAGACTTTCATCCAAGAGGaactagaaaaaagaggaatcgCTCACACTTTCAACGCGTACTCGACTCCACATTCACAAGACAACAGCAACGTCTCCCACGAAAGAAGCAAAATGCTAAGACAAAGCGCCTCCGCCTATCCATACCACGAAGAACTCCAGCCTCCACCGACGTCCACCTATCCCCCACTATTCCCATCAACCGCGCACCCCCACACGATCGCTCCGAATACCTCCAACCAAACATTCTCTTCAACCATCTATTCTCTACCTCCTTCGTCGAGTACCCATCCCAACGCCACTCATCCCACGATTCAACAGGAAACACTAAACCTCAACTATTTCGACGCGTCGCTGCTCACCCGTCTCGACCTCCCTTCATTCACAGGGAATCTCCTAGAATTCCCAGAATTTTGGGCTCGATACCACGCCCTCATCCATTCCAAGTCAACACTATCAGGAGTAACCAAATTCTCCCTCCTGAAAAGCTGTGTCAAAGGACGAGCTCTTCAAACGATTGATTGCCTTCAAGTCACCGATGACAACTACGCAATAGCTATCGATATCCTGCCCGCTACTTACGACAACCCGTCCACCCGACCCCGCCATCTGATCTATACGCAGTTGTCGAGTCTTCCGCAGTGCGACCCAGATTCCAAACAACTACAAGACCTCTACTTGAGAATGCTTCGACTCGTACGACAGCACACCGCCATGTTCACGCCATATTCACCCGAGTTCGCACTAGGAGCACTATTGTACAACAAACCGCGTTTTGTCAGAGCAAGAATTTACGACATGACAGACGGACAAAAGAACCTGACACCTTCCGAGTTGATAAGGCTGCTTGAACAGATCGTAAGAAAGGAATCGACGTTACGACAAATGGACCTTTCTACCACTCCGCATCACACATCGTACCACATCTCCGAGAAAGTACGACGCCAACTACGACCAATACACATCCAGCAGCAGGACAACCAAAACAGAGGGACCACGCCACAACATCGCCGAATAGTACGATGCCCATTTTGCAATCGAACATCCCACAATGCCATACAGTGTCGCATCGTTCAAACGGccgagaaaagaaggaaattcgcGAAAACCAGCAGAATGTGTCTTAAATGCCTACAACAAGGACATCGCGCAATCAGCTGCAGTCGCCCTCCATGTCACAAGTGCGAATTCCATTACCATCCAGCTCTTTGCTTCAAGATCGCTCCCACCACGGATAATTCATCAGCCAGTCGCAGACCACACAAACCCACATCTCCTCAAAACACGCGTCAACATAATGGTGAACGCGTCACTCGCAACATGCACTCTAGGCCGTAA
- a CDS encoding hypothetical protein (NECATOR_CHRIV.G16344.T2) yields MMVNVWLVLLLISFVSAQYYGNYYGRYGFPCPIPLFPVASGYLSRLGWGSSMYGMNVEPYNAANAYAMAGMVVDPAVSGMCVDTNMQCPIWASTGQCATNAIVMRRMCALSCGTCATGVDYGVGFGPGLGLGYGGYGIPPVGAPLLGRSIYEQGILRAPTKTGIRPRSEKVDKLSPANIFLPTLD; encoded by the exons ATGATGGTCAACGTGTGGTTGG TGCTGCTGTTGATATCGTTCGTTTCTGCTCAATATTATGGGAATTATTACGGAAGATATG GCTTTCCATGTCCAATTCCCTTGTTCCCTGTTGCCTCCGGCTACTTGTCGAGACTTG GATGGGGTTCGTCGATGTACGGAATGAACGTGGAGCCGTACAACGCCGCAAATGCTTACGCAATGGCAGG AATGGTTGTGGATCCAGCTGTGAGCGGAATGTGCGTAGACACTAACATGCAATGTCCGATTTGGGCCAGTACGG GTCAATGCGCCACTAATGCTATTGTAATGCGACGAATGTGTGCGTTATCGTGCGGCACTTGTGCGACGGGCGTAGACTACGGAGTTG GTTTCGGACCTGGCTTAGGCCTAGGATATGGAGGTTATGGGATTCCTCCAGTTGGTGCACCATTGCTTGGCAGAAGTATCTATGAGCAGG GGATTCTACGAGCTCCTACTAAAACAGGAATCCGTCCACGAAGTGAGAAAGTCGATAAACTATCACCAGCAAATATTTTCCTGCCTACTTTGGATTGA
- a CDS encoding hypothetical protein (NECATOR_CHRIV.G16342.T1) — translation MNIEVYIDGVYYPAIAERISEDEKTLETSFPGDWRARESVSFGNCRVLQATTSHPIHKGDIIEALFQQQNGQTGWQKASVREIKADFIVVDSVEGPQHTDVVAANKCRSSGAQYLKITPADLRTDTISVPEDLVDYFSSEKNLLEFQNTVKDIAMSFDKEKREIKLSSFGTISLKKAVVLSEMYFRDVRLKNQLRARAEEAERMLQHGGQRSDRDSPFVDEFEVAADLMGLAIGTHGSNIQRARNVEDVDDIQVFEGGGDGQPCIIKIFAKTAAAAQKARAQLDFGVECVHVPRFLVGKLIGKNGKCIQEIVDKSGVVRVQIAGEDDDTMDPVPFTFTGTRESTSMASFLVDFQINHLKETEGLRNNIEDMMRQAYSNNERYQRNDSFQRNGYGDRGGFDRRGRRGRGRGGYRNGNSQNGGSANGSSSNVGKPWRGGDGARYSDEEWSGTEESKHREEHVEDQERRQGRQRGGGSGSGERGGSAGRRRDSLCKSGAHMQ, via the exons ATGAATATTGAG GTGTACATCGATGGTGTTTATTATCCAGCAATTGCTGAGCGGATTTCGGAGGATGAAAAGACTCTAGAG ACATCGTTCCCTGGAGACTGGCGCGCACGTGAATCTGTAAGCTTCGGTAACTGTCGTGTCCTCCAAGCGACCACTTCACATCCTATCCACAAGGGTGACATCATTGAGGCACTATTTCAACAGCAAAATGGCCAGACGGGATGGCAGAAAGCTTCTGTTCGTGAAATTAAG GCCGATTTCATCGTTGTCGATTCCGTTGAGGGACCACAACATACTGACGTAGTCGCTGCGAATAAATGCCGCTCCAGTGGTGCACAGTATTTGAAAATAACACCCGCAGATTTGAGAACTGATACAATTA GTGTTCCGGAAGACCTTGTCGACTACTTTTCAAGCGAGAAGAATCTGCTTGAGTTCCAGAATACCGTCAAAGATATTGCAATGTCATTCGACAAG GAGAAGCGCGAAATAAAGCTAAGTTCTTTCGGGACTATTTCACTCAAAAAGGCCGTAGTACTTAGCGAAATGTACTTTAGA gACGTGCGTCTGAAGAATCAACTACGTGCACGAGCCGAAGAGGCGGAACGCATGCTGCAGCATGGGGGTCAGCGCAGTGATAGGGACTCTCCATTTGTAGATGAATTTGA GGTTGCTGCTGATTTAATGGGATTGGCAATCGGAACTCATGGTTCGAATATACAAAGAGCTCGCAATGTGGAGGATGTCGACGATATTCAAGTATTCGAAGGTGGTGGCGACGGGCAGCCATGTATTATCAAG ATCTTCGCAAAAACTGCGGCTGCCGCCCAGAAGGCTCGCGCACAGCTTGACTTCGGTGTTGAATGTGTTCATGTACCGAGATTCCTTGTAGGTAAATTGATTGGAAAGAATGGAAAGTGCATACAG gaaatagtcgACAAATCTGGTGTTGTACGCGTCCAGATCGCTGGTGAGGATGATGATACTATGGATCCAGTCCCTTTCACTTTCACAGGCACCAG GGAGTCCACGTCAATGGCATCCTTTCTGGTGGATTTCCAGATAAATCATCTCAAGGAAACCGAAGGGTTGCGCAATAATATAGAAGACATGATGCGACAAGCCTACAGTAACAATGAGCGTTATCAGAGAAACG ATAGCTTTCAACGCAATGGATATGGGGATCGCGGTGGATTTGATAGACGGGGACGTCGTGGTCGTGGTCGAGGTGGTTATCGTAACGGAAATTCTCAGAACGGAGGCTCGGCGAATGGAAGTTCGAGTAATGTAGGCAAGCCTTGGAG AGGTGGTGATGGCGCTCGATACAGTGATGAGGAATGGTCCGGGACTGAAGAATCGAAGCATAGAGAAGAACATGTTGAAGACCAGGAACGTCGTCAGGGTCGACAGCGCGGCGGGGGCAGTGGAAGCGGAGAGAGAGGAGGAAGCGCGGGACGAAGACGCG ATTCACTGTGCAAGAGTGGAGCCCACATGCAATAG
- a CDS encoding hypothetical protein (NECATOR_CHRIV.G16344.T1): MYGMNVEPYNAANAYAMAGMVVDPAVSGMCVDTNMQCPIWASTGQCATNAIVMRRMCALSCGTCATGVDYGVGFGPGLGLGYGGYGIPPVGAPLLGRSIYEQGILRAPTKTGIRPRSEKVDKLSPANIFLPTLD, translated from the exons ATGTACGGAATGAACGTGGAGCCGTACAACGCCGCAAATGCTTACGCAATGGCAGG AATGGTTGTGGATCCAGCTGTGAGCGGAATGTGCGTAGACACTAACATGCAATGTCCGATTTGGGCCAGTACGG GTCAATGCGCCACTAATGCTATTGTAATGCGACGAATGTGTGCGTTATCGTGCGGCACTTGTGCGACGGGCGTAGACTACGGAGTTG GTTTCGGACCTGGCTTAGGCCTAGGATATGGAGGTTATGGGATTCCTCCAGTTGGTGCACCATTGCTTGGCAGAAGTATCTATGAGCAGG GGATTCTACGAGCTCCTACTAAAACAGGAATCCGTCCACGAAGTGAGAAAGTCGATAAACTATCACCAGCAAATATTTTCCTGCCTACTTTGGATTGA
- a CDS encoding hypothetical protein (NECATOR_CHRIV.G16343.T2), whose product MALLSLVEDFVKDDEVLNVMAVTLHTTAGDIKIELFCQECPKTCENFLALCASDYYKDNIFHRNIKDFMVQTGDPTGTGKGGNSIWGGPFEDELSVELRHEGRGIVSMANNGPNTNKSQFFITYAKQPHLDLKYTIFGK is encoded by the exons ATGGCACTGTTATCACTCGTAGAAGATTTTGTGAAGGATGACGAG GTCTTAAATGTTATGGCAGTTACATTGCATACTACTGCCGGTGACATAAAGATCGAACTGTTTTGTCAGGAGTGCCCAAAAACTTGTGAG AATTTTCTTGCTCTCTGTGCTAGCGACTACTATAAAGACAACATTTTTCACAG AAACATCAAGGATTTTATGGTCCAGACAGGTGACCCAACAGGAACTGGAAAAGGAGGTAACAGCATCTGGGGTGGTCCTTTCGAGGACGAGCTCTCTGTAGAGCTTAGG CACGAAGGTCGAGGTATAGTGTCTATGGCAAATAACGGACCTAATACGAACAAATCACAATTCTTTATCACCTACGCTAAACAACCTCATCTGGACCTGAAATATACAATTTTTGGGAAGTGA